In Gemmatimonadetes bacterium SCN 70-22, a single genomic region encodes these proteins:
- a CDS encoding orotate phosphoribosyltransferase, protein MDTRHKLVTLLADRSARRGHFVLSSGRTSSLYIDARLTTMSPEGLALVGPLGLASIRDAFGSVDAVGGLTLGADPISYAIAYASAQTSSPVRAFTVRKEPKGHGAGRQIEGPFRPADRVVVIEDVITTGGSALKAVEVLRGQGANILGVLALVDREEGGREAIEAAGLSVISLATAGEILPLLPQP, encoded by the coding sequence ATGGACACCCGACACAAGCTGGTAACCCTACTCGCCGACCGTAGCGCGCGCAGAGGGCACTTTGTCCTCTCTTCTGGCCGCACATCGTCGCTATACATCGACGCCCGGCTCACCACCATGAGCCCAGAAGGGCTCGCGCTCGTCGGTCCCCTGGGTCTTGCTTCCATCCGCGATGCTTTCGGATCGGTTGACGCCGTCGGTGGCCTTACGCTCGGCGCGGACCCTATTTCCTACGCCATCGCCTACGCAAGCGCACAAACATCCAGCCCGGTCAGGGCGTTCACCGTCCGGAAGGAGCCCAAGGGGCACGGCGCAGGGCGGCAAATCGAGGGTCCCTTCCGCCCCGCCGACCGTGTCGTAGTCATCGAAGACGTCATCACGACCGGGGGGTCCGCTCTGAAGGCCGTCGAGGTCCTCCGTGGCCAGGGTGCCAACATACTCGGCGTCCTCGCGCTCGTTGACCGCGAGGAAGGGGGGAGGGAAGCCATAGAAGCGGCAGGACTCTCGGTCATCTCGCTGGCGACGGCGGGTGAGATCCTGCCCCTACTGCCCCAGCCATAA
- a CDS encoding DNA polymerase I, whose product MPPVSSASPPSSPTLFLVDGYALIYRAFFALLSRPLTTARGENTSAAWGVVNFLQRLMTKHRPDYIGWVHDSGLSFRHEKYPAYKATREKLTEELQADFDTGVERITQLLAAFRVPILAVDGFEADDVIGTLAAQGVERGLNVVIVSGDKDFQQLVRPGVWLLNPGRGGPASVDEQWVGMENAGERLGVAPAFVTDFLALVGDSSDNVPGVPGIGEKTAKELVDEYGNLESILDHASEVRKKRPREALLAHPEQARLSKDLVTIRDNVPIALELESLERQQPDATQLRQLYTELEFTSLIRDLESQEPIEREPRQDTRYTVVDTPAGVEALVKRIREVGRFAFDTETVAEPGSPSKIDPLRASLVSISVALDAGEAYYLPLAHRSWESAQGSLSLGGGAGVHGGSGGANRGPGGDSIAARALAAGATPVRNLPPLSSDAMQPLRDVLADPAIAKIGQNMKFDILVLRNAGIAVGGAEFDTMLASYVLDPGRRSHSLDVLAFEFLEHAMTSYEALCGRGKQELPFDVVPIGPARDYSCEDADMTWRLRTVFEPQVEGAGMSALFRDIEMPLVDVLVEMEWQGVSIDVEWFRSLKARFQRERERVEEEIYAAAGERFNINSNPQLRTVLFERLQLPVKKRTATGASTDASVLQELADEGHVLPTLLMEYRELAKLESTYLDTLPALIHPRDGRLHTSYNQTVAATGRLSSSDPNLQNIPIRRELGRDIRRGFVPQRGWKFVGADYSQVELRLLAHLSHDEAFVRAFKAGGDIHKETAAIIFGVDVEAVTPEMRARAKTINFATIYGQGAHALSRQLKISNGEARDFIATYFERFRGVRAYLDSMVEIARTRGYVETIFHRRRYIPELKDRNFNIRAFGERVATNAPIQGSAADLIKIAMIRIHRALTREGMASRMLLQVHDELVFEAPPDEVDSLSRLVKSEMESAADLDVPLLVELGVGDNWLDTK is encoded by the coding sequence GTGCCTCCAGTCTCTTCAGCCTCACCTCCGTCCTCGCCGACGTTGTTCCTGGTCGACGGCTACGCGTTGATCTACCGGGCGTTCTTCGCGCTGCTCTCACGCCCCCTGACTACCGCGCGCGGTGAGAACACATCGGCTGCGTGGGGAGTGGTGAACTTCCTGCAGCGGCTCATGACCAAGCATCGCCCCGACTATATCGGGTGGGTGCATGATTCCGGGCTGTCCTTTCGGCATGAGAAGTACCCCGCGTACAAGGCGACGCGGGAGAAGCTCACCGAGGAACTGCAGGCAGACTTCGACACGGGCGTCGAGCGGATCACCCAGCTTCTGGCGGCGTTCCGGGTTCCGATACTCGCGGTAGATGGGTTCGAGGCCGATGATGTGATTGGGACCCTGGCTGCGCAGGGGGTGGAGCGGGGGCTGAACGTCGTCATCGTCTCGGGCGACAAGGATTTCCAGCAGTTGGTGCGTCCGGGTGTCTGGCTCCTCAACCCTGGACGAGGAGGGCCGGCGTCCGTGGACGAGCAGTGGGTTGGCATGGAGAACGCGGGCGAGCGGCTTGGCGTCGCGCCGGCGTTCGTGACCGACTTCCTGGCCCTGGTCGGGGATTCGTCCGATAACGTTCCCGGGGTGCCCGGGATCGGAGAGAAGACCGCCAAGGAGCTGGTCGACGAGTACGGCAATCTGGAGTCGATCCTCGATCACGCCTCCGAGGTGAGGAAGAAGCGGCCGCGGGAGGCACTCTTGGCGCACCCGGAGCAGGCGCGGCTGTCGAAGGATTTAGTAACTATTCGAGACAATGTTCCGATCGCGCTCGAACTCGAATCACTGGAGCGGCAGCAGCCGGATGCCACGCAGCTGCGGCAGTTGTACACGGAGCTCGAATTCACTTCGCTGATCCGGGACCTGGAAAGTCAGGAGCCGATCGAGCGCGAGCCGCGGCAGGATACGCGGTATACCGTGGTCGACACGCCGGCTGGGGTGGAAGCGTTGGTGAAGCGCATTCGGGAGGTGGGGCGATTCGCGTTCGATACGGAAACGGTCGCGGAGCCGGGAAGCCCGTCCAAGATCGACCCGCTGCGCGCATCCCTGGTCTCCATCTCGGTGGCGCTCGATGCCGGGGAGGCATACTACCTCCCGCTGGCTCACCGATCATGGGAGTCGGCGCAGGGGAGTCTGTCGCTGGGTGGTGGAGCGGGAGTGCACGGCGGGAGTGGTGGGGCGAATCGCGGTCCGGGGGGCGACAGCATTGCCGCGCGGGCACTCGCCGCGGGGGCCACCCCGGTGCGGAATCTCCCGCCCCTGTCGAGCGATGCGATGCAGCCGCTGCGTGACGTTCTGGCGGATCCAGCGATTGCGAAGATCGGCCAGAACATGAAGTTCGACATCCTCGTCCTGAGGAACGCAGGGATCGCGGTGGGTGGAGCGGAGTTCGATACGATGCTTGCCAGCTACGTGCTGGACCCGGGGCGGCGCTCGCATTCGCTCGACGTGCTCGCTTTCGAGTTCCTCGAGCATGCAATGACGTCGTACGAAGCCCTCTGCGGGAGGGGGAAGCAGGAGTTGCCGTTCGATGTCGTGCCGATAGGGCCGGCGCGAGATTACTCCTGCGAGGATGCGGACATGACGTGGCGCCTGCGCACGGTGTTCGAGCCGCAGGTCGAGGGCGCGGGAATGTCGGCGCTGTTCCGCGACATCGAGATGCCGCTCGTCGACGTTCTGGTGGAAATGGAGTGGCAGGGCGTGTCGATCGACGTGGAATGGTTTCGGTCGCTGAAGGCGCGGTTCCAGCGCGAGCGTGAACGGGTGGAGGAAGAGATCTACGCCGCGGCCGGGGAGCGGTTCAACATCAACTCGAATCCGCAGCTGCGGACCGTCTTGTTCGAGCGGTTGCAACTGCCGGTCAAGAAGCGAACCGCAACGGGTGCGTCGACCGACGCCAGCGTGCTGCAGGAGCTCGCCGACGAGGGACACGTCCTGCCCACGCTGCTCATGGAGTACCGCGAGCTCGCCAAGCTCGAGTCGACGTACCTGGATACACTCCCCGCGTTGATCCATCCTCGCGATGGGCGGCTGCACACGTCGTACAACCAGACGGTGGCCGCGACGGGGCGGCTGTCGTCGAGCGATCCCAACCTCCAGAACATCCCCATTCGCCGCGAGCTTGGCCGCGATATCAGGCGGGGATTCGTGCCGCAACGGGGATGGAAGTTCGTTGGCGCGGACTACTCGCAGGTCGAACTGCGTCTCCTGGCCCACCTGTCGCACGACGAGGCCTTCGTTCGCGCATTCAAGGCCGGAGGCGACATCCACAAGGAGACCGCTGCGATCATCTTCGGCGTTGACGTCGAGGCGGTCACGCCGGAGATGCGGGCGCGCGCCAAGACGATCAACTTCGCGACAATCTATGGACAGGGGGCACATGCCCTGTCGCGGCAGCTGAAGATCTCCAACGGCGAGGCGCGGGACTTCATCGCCACGTACTTCGAGCGGTTCCGCGGGGTGCGTGCCTACCTGGATTCGATGGTGGAAATCGCCAGGACCAGGGGATATGTGGAGACGATCTTTCATCGCCGGCGCTACATCCCGGAGCTGAAAGACCGGAACTTCAACATTCGCGCCTTTGGCGAGCGGGTGGCGACCAACGCCCCGATCCAGGGGTCCGCGGCGGACCTGATCAAGATCGCGATGATTCGGATACACCGGGCCCTGACCCGGGAGGGAATGGCGAGCCGGATGCTGCTGCAGGTACACGACGAGCTGGTGTTCGAAGCGCCCCCAGACGAGGTGGATTCGCTGTCGAGATTGGTAAAGTCGGAGATGGAATCGGCCGCCGACCTGGACGTTCCGCTCCTCGTCGAGCTGGGGGTCGGGGACAACTGGCTGGATACCAAGTGA
- a CDS encoding MFS transporter, whose amino-acid sequence MTPNAATFPPDARLTLLGRLGLNRPDLRAWAMYDWAVSSFQTTIQVAVFQIFFVSVAAATLPENQRLQAWANANVIASVIVAVISPVLGAISDVAAAKKRMLAVFMLLGAAACAAMFFIDTGEWVLASWLYVLATIGATASVVFYEALLPHLCRTDEMDRVSSAGYALGYVGGGVLLALNAAWILAPQAFGLPHGENLTPAQKTLPVRLAFLSVSVWWLLFSIPLFRHVREPARTLEPDETLGRSLLITPFRRMGETVRELRSYKQAFLMLLAFLIYNDGIQTIIRMATGYATELRIPAGHLTIAILIVQFVGIPFAFLFGMLAGRIGTKTAIFLGLAAYTGISIVGYFMQSSRDFFFLAFLVGMVQGGTQALSRSLFATLIPAHKSGEYFGFFSVFEKFSSVFGPLLFSITIAATGKSRLAVLGVIGFFIVGAAILSRVDVAEGRRMARDAERNLVRPDASPLSG is encoded by the coding sequence ATGACCCCCAACGCCGCCACCTTCCCACCGGACGCGAGGCTCACCCTGCTCGGCCGACTGGGCCTGAACCGCCCCGACCTGCGCGCCTGGGCGATGTATGACTGGGCCGTGTCATCGTTCCAGACCACCATACAGGTCGCGGTCTTCCAGATCTTCTTCGTCAGCGTCGCCGCCGCGACGCTCCCGGAGAACCAGCGACTCCAGGCCTGGGCCAACGCCAACGTCATTGCCTCGGTCATCGTCGCCGTGATCTCGCCCGTCCTCGGCGCCATTTCCGACGTGGCCGCCGCCAAGAAGCGCATGCTGGCCGTCTTCATGCTACTTGGCGCCGCAGCCTGTGCAGCCATGTTCTTCATCGACACCGGGGAGTGGGTCCTGGCCTCCTGGCTCTACGTCCTCGCGACCATCGGGGCCACCGCGAGCGTCGTCTTCTACGAGGCGCTCCTCCCCCATCTGTGCCGCACGGACGAGATGGACCGGGTCTCCAGCGCAGGCTACGCGTTAGGCTATGTCGGGGGGGGCGTTCTCCTCGCCCTCAACGCCGCCTGGATCCTGGCGCCGCAGGCCTTCGGTCTCCCTCATGGCGAGAACCTCACGCCGGCGCAGAAGACACTCCCGGTGCGACTGGCGTTCCTGTCGGTTTCCGTGTGGTGGCTCCTCTTCTCGATCCCGCTCTTCCGTCACGTCCGCGAGCCCGCCAGGACGCTCGAGCCCGATGAAACGCTAGGACGCAGCCTCCTCATCACACCGTTCCGCCGCATGGGCGAAACGGTGCGCGAACTGCGCTCCTACAAGCAAGCCTTCCTGATGCTGCTGGCGTTCCTCATCTACAACGATGGCATCCAGACCATCATCCGTATGGCCACCGGCTACGCCACCGAGCTGCGGATCCCCGCCGGCCACCTCACGATTGCCATACTCATCGTCCAGTTCGTCGGCATCCCGTTCGCCTTCCTGTTCGGAATGCTGGCGGGCCGTATCGGTACCAAGACGGCGATCTTCCTGGGCCTTGCCGCGTACACCGGGATCAGCATCGTCGGCTACTTCATGCAGTCATCGCGCGATTTCTTCTTCCTGGCCTTCCTCGTCGGCATGGTACAGGGCGGTACCCAGGCGCTCTCCCGGTCGCTCTTTGCCACACTCATTCCCGCACACAAGTCGGGGGAGTATTTCGGCTTTTTCTCCGTCTTCGAGAAGTTCTCGTCGGTCTTCGGTCCGCTTCTCTTCTCGATCACGATCGCCGCCACCGGAAAGAGCCGACTCGCGGTCCTCGGCGTCATCGGCTTCTTCATCGTGGGAGCGGCAATTCTCTCGCGCGTCGACGTTGCCGAGGGGCGCAGAATGGCACGAGACGCAGAGCGTAACCTCGTTCGGCCCGACGCCAGCCCGCTCAGCGGCTGA
- a CDS encoding Nif3-like dinuclear metal center hexameric protein, with product MPRAADIAAFLDERLESRAFPDYPGALNGLQLDHRGPVRRVAAAVDFSARTIDATIAAGANLLIVHHGMFWGGARHITGAAYERLHRLMHHDIAVYASHLPLDAHMTLGNNAQFARALALDPTERFGTYEGVAIGVAGTSDLPTADLVTRADRFAASLGGHARASWMEQGRRTRRWAVVTGAGAGAKEIRDAQARDIDTLIVGEGPHHTTVDAPEAGLVIIYAGHYATETLGVRALAETVGQHYSLPAEFLHLPTGS from the coding sequence TGCCTCGCGCCGCTGACATCGCTGCTTTCCTGGACGAGCGCCTCGAATCTCGAGCCTTTCCCGATTACCCGGGCGCACTCAACGGATTGCAGCTGGATCACCGCGGTCCCGTCAGGCGCGTCGCGGCGGCGGTGGACTTCTCGGCACGGACCATCGACGCCACGATCGCCGCCGGAGCGAACCTGCTCATCGTGCATCACGGCATGTTCTGGGGAGGCGCACGACACATCACCGGCGCCGCCTACGAGCGACTCCATCGCCTGATGCACCACGATATCGCGGTCTACGCCTCGCACCTCCCCCTCGACGCACACATGACCCTCGGCAACAATGCCCAGTTCGCGCGGGCCTTGGCGCTCGACCCCACCGAGCGCTTCGGCACGTATGAGGGTGTCGCCATCGGTGTCGCCGGGACGTCGGACCTCCCGACCGCCGATCTCGTTACGCGAGCCGATCGATTTGCGGCGTCGCTCGGAGGGCATGCACGCGCCAGCTGGATGGAGCAGGGGCGTCGCACTCGCCGTTGGGCGGTGGTAACGGGTGCTGGTGCGGGCGCCAAGGAGATCCGGGACGCCCAGGCGCGTGACATCGATACGCTGATCGTCGGCGAGGGGCCTCACCACACGACGGTCGACGCCCCCGAGGCAGGGCTCGTCATCATCTACGCCGGCCACTACGCCACCGAGACACTCGGCGTTCGCGCCCTGGCCGAGACCGTGGGCCAGCACTATTCCCTCCCCGCCGAGTTCCTGCACCTCCCCACGGGGTCGTGA